Proteins encoded together in one Manis pentadactyla isolate mManPen7 chromosome 6, mManPen7.hap1, whole genome shotgun sequence window:
- the ZBTB14 gene encoding zinc finger and BTB domain-containing protein 14: MEFFISMSETIKYNDDDHKTLFLKTLNEQRLEGEFCDIAIVVEDVKFRAHRCVLAACSTYFKKLFKKLEVDSSSVIEIDFLRSDIFEEVLNYMYTAKISVKKEDVNLMMSSGQILGIRFLDKLCSQKRDVSSPDENNGQSKSKYCLKINRPIGDSADTQDDDVEEIGDQDDSPSDDTVEGTPPSQEDGKSPTTTLRVQEAILKELGSEEVRKVNCYGQEVESMETPESKDLGSQTPQALTFNDGMSEVKDEQTPGWTTAASDMKFEYLLYGHHREQIACQACGKTFSDEGRLRKHEKLHTADRPFVCEMCTKGFTTQAHLKEHLKIHTGYKPYSCEVCGKSFIRAPDLKKHERVHSNERPFACHMCDKAFKHKSHLKDHERRHRGEKPFVCGSCTKAFAKASDLKRHENNMHSERKQVTPSTIQSETEQLQAAAMAAEAEQQLETIACS, translated from the exons ATG GAGTTTTTCATCAGTATGTCTGAAACCATTAAATATAATGACGATGATCATAAAACTCTGTTTCTGAAAACACTAAATGAACAACGCCTGGAAGGAGAGTTTTGTGATATTGCTATTGTGGTTGAAGATGTGAAATTCAGAGCACACAGATGTGTTCTTGCCGCTTGCAGCACCTACTTTAAAAAGCTTTTCAAGAAGCTTGAGGTTGATAGCTCTTCAGTAATAGAAATAGATTTTCTTCGTTCTGACATATTTGAGGAGGTCCTGAACTACATGTATACAGCAAAGATTTCTGTGAAAAAAGAAGATGTCAACTTAATGATGTCATCAGGTCAGATTCTCGGTATCCGATTTTTAGACAAACTATGTTCTCAGAAGCGTGATGTATCTAGTCCCGATGAAAATAATGGCCAATCAAAAAGTAAGTATTGCCTCAAAATAAATCGCCCCATTGGAGATTCTGCTGACACTCAGGATGATGACGTGGAAGAAATTGGAGATCAGGATGACAGTCCTTCTGATGACACGGTAGAAGGCACACCCCCAAGTCAGGAGGACGGCAAGTCACCTACAACGACACTCAGGGTTCAGGAAGCGATCTTGAAGGAGCTGGGGAGTGAGGAAGTTCGAAAAGTAAACTGCTATGGCCAGGAGGTAGAATCCATGGAGACCCCAGAATCAAAAGATCTGGGGTCCCAGACCCCTCAAGCCTTAACATTTAATGATGGAATGAGTGAAGTGAAGGATGAACAGACACCAGGTTGGACAACAGCTGCCAGTGACATGAAGTTTGAGTACTTGCTCTATGGCCACCATCGGGAGCAGATTGCCTGTCAGGCGTGTGGTAAGACATTCTCCGATGAAGGCAGGTTGAGGAAGCATGAAAAGCTCCACACGGCGGACAGGCCATTCGTTTGCGAAATGTGTACGAAAGGGTTTACCACGCAGGCTCACCTGAAAGAGCACCTGAAGATCCACACGGGGTACAAGCCCTACAGCTGTGAGGTGTGTGGGAAGTCGTTTATTCGTGCCCCAGACTTAAAGAAGCATGAGAGAGTTCACAGTAATGAAAGACCGTTTGCATGCCACATGTGTGACAAAGCCTTCAAACACAAGTCCCACCTCAAAGATCATGAACGAAGACACagaggggagaagccttttgtgtgtggCTCCTGCACCAAGGCATTTGCTAAGGCATCCGATCTGAAAAGGCATGAGAACAATATGCACAGTGAAAGGAAGCAGGTTACCCCCAGCACCATCCAGAGTGAGACGGAACAGTTGCAGGCTGCGGCCATGGCCGCTGAGGCggagcagcagctggagacaATAGCCTGCAGCTAG